A window of Selenomonas ruminantium subsp. lactilytica TAM6421 contains these coding sequences:
- a CDS encoding Cof-type HAD-IIB family hydrolase yields the protein MAIKLLATDLDGTLLRGGKPVSAGNIAAAQAAAKAGVVVTIATGRMYRAALPVAEALGLDVPIITYNGALIKSTSGKIYYEHYLDEDICCRIADFCAARNWYLQSYSGDELYYSDYGAFSKRYEISQKVIGEEIGYDGMKEKVSKMYKMLIITSGAEVTQEWMAELQAEFGDTIAMTQSAPDFIEIIAPGVSKAAGLQKLAELLDIDISETMAIGDARNDLPMLKAAGFSVAMDNAEDEIKAVTDAVTGNCDEDGWAQAVHKYILEQ from the coding sequence ATGGCGATAAAATTACTGGCGACGGATCTGGACGGCACGCTCTTGCGGGGCGGCAAGCCGGTTTCGGCGGGCAATATTGCGGCGGCGCAGGCTGCGGCCAAAGCCGGCGTGGTGGTGACCATTGCCACGGGGCGCATGTATCGGGCGGCATTGCCGGTGGCTGAGGCGTTGGGGCTGGATGTGCCCATCATCACCTATAATGGGGCGCTGATCAAATCCACTTCAGGCAAAATTTATTATGAACATTATTTAGATGAAGATATCTGCTGCCGCATTGCGGATTTCTGTGCGGCGCGGAACTGGTATCTGCAGTCCTATAGCGGCGATGAGCTCTATTATTCCGATTACGGTGCCTTCTCCAAGCGCTATGAGATCAGTCAGAAGGTGATCGGTGAAGAGATCGGTTATGACGGGATGAAGGAAAAGGTCAGCAAGATGTACAAGATGCTGATCATCACCTCCGGGGCGGAAGTCACCCAGGAATGGATGGCGGAACTGCAGGCCGAGTTCGGTGACACCATTGCCATGACGCAGTCCGCGCCGGATTTCATCGAAATCATCGCGCCGGGCGTGTCCAAGGCGGCAGGCCTGCAGAAATTGGCGGAACTCCTGGATATTGACATCAGCGAGACCATGGCCATCGGCGATGCCAGAAACGACCTGCCCATGCTCAAGGCGGCAGGGTTCAGCGTGGCCATGGATAACGCTGAGGACGAGATCAAGGCCGTGACCGATGCGGTGACGGGCAATTGCGATGAGGATGGCTGGGCGCAGGCCGTCCATAAATACATTCTCGAACAGTAA
- the rapZ gene encoding RNase adapter RapZ, with product MEETTEMENTQAREDKFRLVIVTGMSGGGKTQACRYMEDLGYFVVDNLPPVFIPKFVELCKHAGDHVGKVVLVVDTRSREFFDTFIHVLDDMDKADVPYEMLFMDASDSCIIRRYKETRRRHPMAPSSRISDGIAKERERLSPARAKATYIIDTSELKKVELRDKIHRIFGNSDGEQMSINVLSFGFKFGMPLDADMVFDVRFLPNPFYIESMRHKSGAVPEVAEYIAKWPVTQDFVEHLDAMMDFLVPQYVKEGKSQLVIAVGCTGGMHRSVFIAKHIFDRLKDKGLPVKLEHRDLMKNDVWEHVREEC from the coding sequence ATGGAAGAAACTACGGAAATGGAAAATACCCAGGCCAGGGAAGATAAATTCCGGCTGGTCATCGTCACCGGCATGAGCGGCGGCGGCAAAACCCAGGCCTGCCGTTATATGGAGGATCTGGGCTATTTTGTGGTGGACAATCTGCCACCGGTCTTTATCCCGAAATTCGTGGAACTCTGCAAGCACGCCGGTGACCATGTGGGCAAGGTCGTGCTGGTGGTGGATACCCGCAGCCGGGAATTCTTCGATACCTTTATCCATGTATTGGATGATATGGACAAGGCAGATGTGCCCTATGAGATGCTCTTTATGGATGCTTCCGACTCTTGCATTATCCGGCGTTATAAGGAAACCCGCCGCCGCCATCCCATGGCGCCATCCTCGCGGATTTCCGATGGCATTGCCAAGGAGCGGGAGCGGCTCTCGCCGGCCCGGGCAAAGGCCACTTATATCATCGACACATCGGAACTCAAGAAGGTGGAACTGCGGGATAAGATCCATCGGATTTTCGGCAACAGTGACGGGGAGCAGATGAGCATCAATGTGCTGTCCTTCGGCTTCAAATTCGGCATGCCGCTGGATGCTGACATGGTCTTTGACGTGCGTTTCCTGCCCAATCCCTTCTATATCGAATCCATGCGCCATAAGAGCGGCGCGGTGCCGGAAGTGGCGGAATACATCGCCAAGTGGCCGGTAACCCAGGACTTCGTGGAACATCTGGACGCCATGATGGATTTCCTCGTGCCCCAGTATGTGAAGGAAGGCAAGAGTCAGCTGGTCATTGCTGTGGGCTGCACCGGCGGCATGCACCGCAGCGTATTCATTGCCAAACATATCTTTGACCGGCTCAAGGACAAGGGCCTGCCCGTGAAGCTGGAACACCGGGATCTGATGAAAAACGATGTGTGGGAACACGTGCGTGAGGAGTGCTAA
- a CDS encoding gluconeogenesis factor YvcK family protein: protein MHLLKWLYPGMKFKRWLLLFSAGVMLVSLGLALVFNYKYLDAIEEAIFQAVYLWKGTYDYSTTTIIGILVVVMGGVLMLAATRYVIRSVIMVLLPDNSERLVDIIYEKRRLGKGPNVAVVGGGHGLSVLLRGIKAATTNVTAVVTVADDGGSSGRLREEFGIIPPGDLRNCLVALADTEPLMEKLFQYRFKGETELAGHSFGNLFIAAMNEVTGDMEQALQESSKVLAVKGQVLPASKDHVRLDAIMEDGTVVEGESRIPEVHKRIKRVRLFPEKVQPVQSALDALTNADAIILGPGSLYTSIMPNLLVDGVADAIRKSKAIKIYICNVMSQPGETDGYTASMHAKAIIDHGGKGIIDYMLVNDAVISPDMQDYYASKGAYPVEVDEDAINALGVGFVKADIINENEVIRHDPDKLSKAVMNMVYHLQPSALKKFEVK, encoded by the coding sequence ATGCATTTGTTAAAATGGCTCTATCCCGGCATGAAATTCAAGCGCTGGCTCCTGCTCTTTTCCGCAGGGGTTATGCTGGTGAGCCTGGGATTGGCCCTGGTTTTTAACTATAAATACTTAGATGCCATTGAGGAAGCCATCTTTCAGGCTGTTTATCTCTGGAAGGGCACCTATGACTATTCCACCACCACCATCATTGGGATTTTGGTAGTCGTAATGGGCGGTGTGCTGATGCTGGCGGCTACCCGCTATGTCATCCGCTCGGTCATCATGGTGCTGCTGCCGGACAATTCGGAACGGCTGGTGGATATCATCTATGAAAAACGCCGTCTGGGCAAGGGCCCCAATGTGGCAGTGGTGGGCGGCGGCCATGGCCTTTCGGTGCTGCTGCGCGGCATCAAGGCGGCCACCACCAATGTGACGGCGGTGGTGACGGTGGCCGATGACGGCGGCTCTTCCGGGCGATTGCGGGAAGAATTCGGCATCATCCCGCCGGGGGACCTGCGCAACTGCCTGGTGGCCCTGGCTGATACGGAACCCTTGATGGAAAAATTGTTCCAATACCGCTTCAAAGGGGAAACGGAACTGGCCGGCCATAGCTTCGGCAACCTCTTCATCGCGGCGATGAATGAGGTCACGGGAGATATGGAACAGGCCCTGCAGGAATCTTCCAAGGTCCTGGCGGTCAAGGGGCAGGTACTGCCTGCCTCCAAGGATCATGTGCGCCTGGATGCCATCATGGAGGATGGCACCGTGGTGGAAGGGGAATCCCGGATTCCCGAGGTCCATAAAAGGATCAAGCGGGTGCGGCTGTTTCCGGAAAAGGTACAGCCGGTGCAGTCGGCCTTGGATGCTTTGACCAATGCCGATGCCATCATCCTGGGGCCGGGCAGCCTCTATACGAGCATCATGCCCAACCTGCTGGTGGACGGCGTTGCCGATGCCATCCGCAAGAGCAAGGCCATCAAGATCTATATCTGCAATGTCATGAGTCAGCCCGGCGAAACGGACGGCTATACGGCTTCCATGCATGCCAAGGCCATCATCGACCATGGCGGCAAGGGCATCATCGACTACATGCTGGTCAACGATGCTGTGATTTCGCCGGACATGCAGGATTACTATGCTTCCAAGGGGGCTTATCCTGTAGAGGTGGATGAGGATGCCATCAACGCATTGGGTGTGGGCTTCGTCAAGGCGGATATCATCAATGAGAACGAAGTGATCCGCCATGATCCGGACAAGCTCAGCAAGGCTGTGATGAATATGGTTTACCACCTGCAGCCCAGTGCCCTGAAGAAATTTGAAGTCAAGTAA
- the whiA gene encoding DNA-binding protein WhiA, with protein sequence MPSFATEVKNELARLYYEDSCCRGAELAALLRMGATLTIGAGHTFGLNFTSKNAAVARKVLQLLKSEGENLRTEITVRRSRQLNKNNSYTVRAVPSRKVNELFQRIGFLHEDSLNMENDRGILKKQCCRIAYLRGAFQGGGSVNRPEAAYHLELVTGSYELGNLLHDLLRRMGFPAGFVDRKDAYVVYIKEGDSVIDFLGMVEADEAVESFEVARNVKEVREQVNRLVNCETANLQKAVDAAGRQLAVIREMEKTGRLAKLPPKLRAAAKARLENPDATLQELAEMLGISKSGMNHRMRKLKELAAQEERK encoded by the coding sequence ATGCCATCTTTTGCCACTGAGGTGAAAAATGAACTGGCCCGCCTGTATTATGAAGATAGCTGCTGCCGCGGGGCAGAGCTGGCGGCCCTGCTGCGCATGGGGGCAACTCTGACCATTGGCGCAGGCCATACCTTTGGGCTGAATTTCACCTCGAAGAATGCGGCCGTGGCCCGCAAGGTGCTGCAGCTCCTGAAAAGCGAGGGGGAGAACCTGCGGACGGAAATCACCGTGCGCCGCTCCCGGCAGCTCAACAAGAATAACAGCTATACGGTACGGGCCGTGCCGTCCCGGAAGGTCAATGAACTGTTCCAGCGGATCGGCTTCCTCCATGAGGACAGCCTCAATATGGAAAATGACAGAGGCATCCTCAAGAAGCAATGCTGCCGCATCGCTTACCTGCGTGGCGCCTTTCAGGGGGGCGGCAGTGTGAACCGGCCCGAGGCGGCCTATCATCTGGAATTGGTCACCGGCAGCTATGAGCTGGGGAATCTGCTGCATGATTTGCTGCGTCGCATGGGCTTTCCTGCCGGTTTTGTGGACCGGAAGGATGCTTATGTGGTCTATATCAAGGAAGGGGATTCGGTCATTGACTTTTTGGGCATGGTGGAAGCCGATGAAGCCGTGGAAAGCTTCGAAGTGGCCCGCAATGTCAAGGAAGTCCGGGAACAGGTCAACCGGCTGGTCAACTGTGAAACGGCCAATCTCCAGAAGGCCGTGGATGCTGCCGGCCGTCAGCTGGCCGTTATCCGGGAGATGGAAAAAACTGGACGCTTGGCAAAACTGCCCCCCAAGCTGCGGGCGGCGGCCAAGGCCCGGCTGGAGAATCCTGATGCCACCCTGCAGGAGCTGGCGGAAATGCTGGGCATCAGCAAGTCCGGCATGAACCATAGAATGCGGAAGCTAAAAGAATTAGCTGCCCAGGAGGAGAGGAAGTAA
- a CDS encoding polysaccharide deacetylase family protein — translation MRYVKYGLGLLAFVLLVFISWLTLTPAPQGILVLEYHHICDEIGEDGAAYAVPVADFAQQLDYLRAEGYTTISMQDYMRAKKGKQELPDKPVILTFDDGYDDNYTTLLPMLEERGMKGTVYMITNSIGRKGYLSWNQLRDMQNRGMEIGSHTANHQPLTTLDREKQAEEMKLSKLLMEWNGLKTIFTFSYPNGAYDEDMPAMLKENEYLTAVTGDGGLNTFQTNPYLLQRINIPRPHLGLTEFKLRIFKAEALTKMGIKQHLLSE, via the coding sequence TTGCGTTACGTTAAATATGGGCTGGGGCTGCTGGCCTTTGTCCTGTTGGTTTTTATTTCCTGGCTGACGCTGACACCGGCGCCCCAGGGAATTTTGGTGCTGGAGTACCATCATATCTGCGATGAGATCGGTGAAGATGGCGCAGCTTATGCCGTGCCGGTGGCTGACTTTGCCCAGCAGCTGGACTATCTGCGGGCGGAAGGCTATACCACCATCTCCATGCAGGATTATATGCGGGCCAAGAAGGGCAAGCAGGAACTGCCGGACAAGCCGGTGATCCTGACCTTTGATGACGGCTATGATGACAATTACACCACTTTGCTGCCCATGCTGGAAGAGCGGGGCATGAAGGGCACGGTCTATATGATCACCAACAGCATTGGCCGCAAGGGATATCTGTCCTGGAACCAGCTGCGGGATATGCAGAACCGTGGTATGGAGATCGGCAGCCATACGGCCAACCATCAGCCCCTGACCACGCTGGACCGGGAGAAGCAGGCTGAGGAAATGAAGCTTTCCAAGCTGCTGATGGAGTGGAATGGCCTCAAGACCATCTTCACCTTCTCTTATCCCAATGGCGCTTATGATGAGGACATGCCGGCCATGCTCAAGGAAAATGAGTATTTGACGGCAGTTACCGGTGATGGGGGGCTGAATACCTTCCAGACCAATCCCTATCTGCTCCAGCGCATCAATATCCCCCGTCCCCATCTGGGGTTGACGGAGTTCAAGCTGCGGATTTTCAAGGCCGAGGCGCTTACCAAGATGGGAATCAAGCAGCATTTGCTCAGTGAATGA
- the metG gene encoding methionine--tRNA ligase, whose product MSEKKPFYITTPIYYPSAKLHIGHAYCTTIADSIARFHRLAGDDVFFLTGSDEHGQKIQQKAEEAGIKPIEYTDKIVAGFQNLWQKLNISNDDFIRTTEKRHEKVVQEIFRRIYAKGDIYKGEYKGLYCTPCESYWTEHQLDENGCCPDCGRPVQEVSEEAYFFKMSNYQDRILNYIEEHPDFIQPVSRRNEMINFIKQGLEDLCISRTSFDWGIPVPMDEKHVIYVWFDALTNYLTPIGFLDDPEKFNKYWPANLHLVGKEIVRFHTIIWPCILMALDLPLPEKVYGHGWLIVDGDKMSKSKGNVIDPIGLIDEFGADAIRYFLLREINLGQDGNFSRDALIQRINSDLANDLGNLLHRTLNMVGKFQDGVLIAPQGESDIDKSLKADAAETVSYFAENMEKMELSLSIKKVWAFISRANKYIDETAPWALAKDETKKQELANVMYNLAESLRQISVLISPFMPITAERIWQQLNLPGKFADVQLDDIKTWGGIAGGHKVGTPEQLFPRIEVEKEETPAKAAKPAKEKKNKQEKQEKAAEENAEVSIDDFAKIHLRVVKVLSAEPVPKTEKLLKLTVDLGDEQREIVSGIAKHYEPADLVGKNVVMVINLKPAKIRGIVSHGMVLAASNGDDLQVLSVDMPVGSTVR is encoded by the coding sequence ATGTCTGAAAAGAAACCATTTTACATCACTACGCCGATTTATTATCCCAGTGCCAAGCTGCATATCGGTCATGCTTACTGCACCACCATTGCGGACTCCATTGCCCGCTTCCATCGCCTGGCCGGGGATGATGTATTCTTCCTGACGGGCTCTGACGAGCACGGTCAGAAAATCCAGCAGAAGGCCGAAGAAGCCGGCATCAAGCCCATCGAATACACGGACAAGATCGTGGCAGGCTTCCAGAATCTCTGGCAGAAGCTCAACATCAGCAACGATGACTTCATCCGCACCACGGAAAAGCGCCATGAAAAAGTGGTGCAGGAGATTTTCCGTCGCATCTATGCCAAGGGCGATATCTATAAAGGGGAATACAAAGGCCTTTACTGCACCCCCTGCGAAAGCTACTGGACGGAACATCAGCTGGACGAGAACGGCTGCTGCCCGGACTGCGGCCGCCCTGTGCAGGAAGTTTCCGAGGAAGCGTACTTCTTCAAGATGAGCAACTATCAGGATCGCATCCTGAACTATATCGAAGAACATCCGGATTTCATCCAGCCGGTTTCCCGCCGCAACGAAATGATCAACTTCATCAAGCAGGGGCTGGAAGATCTCTGCATCTCCCGTACGTCCTTTGACTGGGGCATTCCCGTGCCCATGGATGAGAAGCACGTCATCTACGTTTGGTTCGACGCTCTGACCAACTACCTGACGCCGATTGGCTTCCTGGATGATCCGGAGAAGTTCAACAAATACTGGCCGGCCAATCTGCATCTCGTGGGCAAGGAAATCGTGCGCTTCCATACCATCATCTGGCCCTGCATCCTTATGGCCCTTGATTTGCCGTTGCCGGAAAAGGTCTATGGCCATGGCTGGCTGATCGTGGACGGCGATAAGATGAGCAAGTCCAAGGGCAATGTCATCGATCCCATCGGCCTTATCGACGAATTCGGTGCTGATGCCATCCGCTACTTCCTGCTGCGGGAAATCAACCTGGGACAGGACGGCAATTTTAGCCGCGATGCCCTGATCCAGCGCATCAACAGCGATCTGGCCAACGATCTGGGCAACCTCTTGCACCGCACGTTGAACATGGTAGGCAAGTTCCAGGACGGCGTGCTGATTGCACCCCAGGGCGAAAGTGACATCGACAAGAGCCTCAAGGCTGATGCCGCTGAAACGGTTTCCTACTTTGCCGAGAATATGGAAAAGATGGAACTTTCCCTGTCCATCAAGAAGGTCTGGGCCTTCATCAGCCGCGCCAACAAATATATCGACGAAACGGCTCCCTGGGCTTTGGCCAAGGACGAGACGAAGAAGCAGGAACTGGCCAATGTCATGTACAACCTGGCTGAATCCCTGCGCCAGATCAGCGTGCTGATCAGCCCGTTCATGCCCATTACAGCAGAACGCATCTGGCAGCAGCTGAATCTGCCCGGCAAATTCGCCGATGTGCAGCTTGACGATATCAAGACCTGGGGCGGCATTGCCGGCGGCCATAAGGTAGGCACGCCGGAACAGCTCTTCCCCCGCATCGAAGTGGAGAAGGAAGAAACTCCAGCCAAGGCTGCTAAACCTGCCAAGGAAAAGAAAAACAAGCAGGAAAAACAGGAAAAGGCCGCTGAGGAAAACGCCGAAGTCAGCATTGACGACTTTGCCAAGATCCATCTGCGGGTGGTCAAGGTGCTCTCCGCTGAACCTGTGCCCAAGACGGAAAAACTGCTGAAACTCACCGTGGATCTGGGGGACGAGCAGCGCGAGATCGTCTCCGGTATCGCCAAGCATTATGAACCGGCTGATCTCGTTGGCAAGAATGTGGTCATGGTCATCAACCTGAAACCCGCCAAGATCCGTGGCATTGTTTCCCATGGCATGGTGCTGGCTGCTTCCAACGGCGATGACCTGCAGGTGCTGTCGGTGGATATGCCGGTAGGCTCCACGGTACGCTGA
- a CDS encoding TatD family hydrolase: protein MAQFELVDTHTHLNDGKFAGSEAEVIQRAREAGVTRLINMGDTMKSSAKAVELAAQYEGVYAGVGIHPEEIYEITSAEDDQLAAWTQEKRVVAIGEIGLDYYWEKDEAKRELQRRMFIHQLDLARQLHLPVCIHDREAHGDTLAILKKEGKGLRGVLHCFSGSWEMAQEIYKMGWFIGVDGPLTYKNAAKLPEIVEKFPLERILVETDAPYLAPVPMRGKQNEPAFVTYVAEKVAEIRGISMEMVAKQTSINAEELYGI, encoded by the coding sequence ATGGCACAGTTTGAACTGGTTGATACCCATACCCATCTCAATGACGGGAAATTCGCAGGTAGCGAGGCAGAAGTGATCCAGCGGGCCAGAGAAGCCGGGGTGACGCGGCTGATCAATATGGGGGATACCATGAAATCTTCGGCCAAGGCCGTGGAACTGGCCGCCCAATATGAAGGCGTCTATGCCGGTGTGGGCATTCATCCCGAAGAGATCTATGAAATCACATCAGCGGAGGATGACCAGCTGGCGGCCTGGACCCAGGAAAAACGGGTGGTGGCCATTGGTGAGATTGGTCTGGATTATTACTGGGAAAAGGATGAGGCGAAACGGGAACTCCAGCGCCGGATGTTCATCCATCAGCTGGATCTGGCCCGGCAGCTGCACCTGCCCGTCTGCATCCATGACCGGGAGGCCCATGGAGATACACTGGCTATCCTCAAAAAAGAGGGAAAAGGCTTGCGGGGCGTATTGCATTGCTTCTCAGGCAGCTGGGAAATGGCCCAGGAAATCTACAAAATGGGCTGGTTTATCGGCGTGGATGGCCCTCTGACTTACAAGAACGCAGCCAAGCTCCCCGAGATTGTGGAAAAATTTCCTTTGGAACGCATTTTGGTGGAAACAGATGCCCCATATCTGGCCCCTGTACCCATGCGCGGCAAGCAGAATGAACCGGCTTTCGTCACCTATGTGGCGGAGAAAGTAGCCGAAATAAGGGGGATTTCCATGGAAATGGTGGCTAAACAAACCTCAATCAATGCTGAGGAATTATACGGCATCTGA
- a CDS encoding G5 and 3D domain-containing protein, with the protein MSIKKIFRINHKEKKVMLCLMLAAMMMMTTGFTKTTLPDGWHQVTIVADGKTITTTTNHTNPAFILGKNGVKLSANDEYHLEKDGKNTKITVYRAVPVTVSYNGQTKSVMTSKQTVGDALIELGYNLEDVEASQGLDKKIQANMDIVLTDSAKKQAALQRMREEQMRPRVQTEMGMMAYSAAYTMEATAYLPTDGSGTGMTAMGIPAQRGVVAVDPRVIPLGSRVYIPGYGVAIAADTGGAIRGQKVDLCMETYGECMNFGRRSIEVYVLA; encoded by the coding sequence ATGAGTATAAAAAAGATCTTCCGCATTAATCATAAAGAAAAAAAAGTCATGCTGTGCCTGATGCTCGCAGCTATGATGATGATGACAACGGGTTTTACCAAGACCACGTTGCCGGATGGTTGGCATCAAGTGACCATTGTGGCCGATGGCAAGACAATTACGACCACTACGAATCATACGAACCCCGCCTTTATCTTAGGCAAAAATGGTGTGAAACTTAGCGCCAATGACGAATACCATCTGGAAAAGGATGGCAAGAACACGAAAATCACCGTTTACCGCGCGGTCCCGGTAACGGTATCGTACAACGGTCAGACGAAATCCGTCATGACCAGCAAGCAGACCGTAGGCGACGCCCTGATCGAGTTGGGCTACAATCTGGAGGATGTGGAGGCATCCCAGGGACTGGATAAGAAAATTCAGGCGAACATGGACATAGTATTAACTGACAGTGCCAAAAAGCAAGCGGCATTGCAGCGTATGCGTGAAGAACAAATGCGTCCGAGAGTGCAGACGGAGATGGGCATGATGGCCTACTCTGCCGCCTACACCATGGAAGCGACGGCGTACCTTCCCACCGATGGCAGCGGCACGGGCATGACTGCTATGGGCATTCCCGCCCAGCGTGGTGTGGTAGCCGTAGATCCCAGAGTCATTCCATTGGGTTCCCGGGTTTACATTCCTGGCTATGGCGTGGCAATCGCTGCCGATACCGGTGGCGCCATCCGCGGCCAGAAGGTGGACCTGTGCATGGAAACCTATGGCGAATGCATGAACTTCGGCAGAAGAAGCATCGAAGTCTACGTGCTGGCGTAA
- a CDS encoding HAD family hydrolase, with protein MSNKKIIFLDVDGTLVDYDNVLPESAVEAIRQARQNGHRVYISTGRSRAEVYQHIWDIGLDGMIGGNGSYVEDNGQAIMHQVLSAADSHHIVDWLHERGLEFFLESNNGLFASENFETAGEPLMQEYAYRKGQENARHLTVRDCFPEMIFGGELYRDDLNKISFILKSYQDFLAAKQEFAHLKLGTWGGAGEKALFGDIGPAGVSKDHAIDVLLKHIGADKADTIAFGDAKIDIPMFAYCARSVCMGNGGDEAKAAADLITDAVAEDGIYHAFQRLQLI; from the coding sequence ATGAGCAATAAGAAAATCATTTTTCTCGATGTAGACGGGACTTTAGTGGATTATGACAATGTCCTGCCGGAATCGGCGGTGGAGGCTATCCGGCAGGCGCGGCAGAACGGGCATCGCGTCTATATCTCCACAGGGCGCAGCCGAGCGGAGGTTTATCAGCATATCTGGGATATCGGGCTCGATGGCATGATTGGCGGCAATGGCAGTTATGTGGAGGATAATGGCCAGGCCATCATGCATCAGGTCCTGAGCGCCGCCGACAGCCATCATATCGTGGACTGGCTGCATGAACGCGGGCTGGAGTTCTTCCTCGAGAGCAACAACGGTCTCTTTGCCAGTGAGAACTTCGAAACCGCCGGGGAACCCTTGATGCAGGAATACGCCTACCGCAAAGGACAGGAAAACGCCCGCCATCTCACAGTGCGGGACTGCTTCCCGGAAATGATTTTCGGCGGCGAGCTTTATCGCGACGATCTGAACAAGATCAGCTTCATCCTCAAGAGCTATCAGGACTTCTTAGCTGCGAAGCAGGAATTTGCCCATCTGAAACTCGGCACCTGGGGCGGTGCGGGGGAAAAGGCCCTGTTTGGTGATATCGGCCCTGCCGGTGTCAGCAAGGACCATGCCATCGATGTATTGCTGAAGCATATCGGCGCGGATAAGGCCGATACAATTGCCTTCGGCGATGCCAAGATCGACATCCCCATGTTCGCCTACTGCGCCCGGAGCGTCTGCATGGGCAATGGCGGTGACGAAGCAAAGGCTGCGGCTGATCTCATCACGGATGCTGTAGCTGAAGACGGTATCTATCACGCCTTCCAGCGCCTGCAGCTAATATGA
- a CDS encoding SPFH domain-containing protein, translated as MGLLQAGIGAVGGVLGDQWKEYIYCDSLPPDVLMAKGHKKTGSGSSNKGDDNIISQGSRVAVNNGQCLIIVENGEVVDICAEPGEYTYDRATEPSLFAGDLSSTIPKVFAEIGRRFSFGGDTGRDQRVYYVNTKEIYGNKFGTPSPIAFKVRDDTLNYEQTIQIRCFGEYSYRITNPILFYTNIASNVSDTFSREEIDSQLKSELMMALKPAMAKISAMRVGYDELEAHSADIADALNDSLSQKWGNLRGIEVVSVAVASVSLTDESQAVLEKLQKMQEAAVLGRDPSLMAGFYGAAQADALRDAAKNEGGAAVGFMGMNMAGQAGGVNVGDLMAQGQAQRAAQAAQARPAAPAAGAAGGWTCACGKAGNTGKFCSECGAAKPDDGWTCECGAKNTGKFCSECGKPRPAGDWVCSCGAKNSGKFCAECGKPRP; from the coding sequence ATGGGACTTTTACAAGCAGGCATTGGCGCTGTAGGCGGCGTGCTGGGGGATCAGTGGAAGGAGTATATCTATTGTGACAGTCTGCCGCCGGATGTTTTGATGGCCAAGGGGCACAAGAAGACGGGCTCCGGTTCATCAAACAAGGGGGATGACAACATCATTTCCCAGGGCTCGCGAGTGGCAGTCAATAATGGCCAGTGCCTGATCATTGTGGAAAATGGTGAGGTTGTGGATATCTGCGCTGAGCCGGGTGAATATACCTATGACCGGGCAACAGAACCGTCACTCTTTGCCGGCGACCTGTCCAGTACGATTCCCAAGGTCTTTGCAGAAATCGGGCGGCGTTTCTCCTTTGGCGGGGATACGGGGCGCGATCAGCGTGTCTATTATGTGAATACCAAGGAAATCTATGGCAACAAGTTCGGCACGCCTTCGCCGATTGCATTCAAGGTGCGGGATGATACGCTGAACTATGAGCAGACTATCCAGATTCGCTGCTTCGGTGAGTACAGCTACCGGATTACCAATCCCATCCTGTTCTATACCAATATTGCCAGCAATGTCAGTGATACCTTCAGCCGTGAGGAGATTGACAGTCAGCTCAAATCTGAACTCATGATGGCCCTGAAACCGGCCATGGCAAAGATTTCCGCCATGCGGGTGGGCTACGATGAACTGGAAGCCCATTCGGCGGATATTGCCGATGCCCTGAACGACAGCCTCAGCCAGAAATGGGGCAACCTGCGCGGCATTGAGGTCGTTTCGGTGGCGGTGGCCAGCGTAAGCCTCACCGATGAAAGCCAGGCCGTGCTGGAAAAACTGCAGAAGATGCAGGAAGCGGCGGTCCTCGGACGCGATCCATCGTTGATGGCCGGTTTCTATGGGGCAGCCCAGGCTGATGCCCTGCGGGATGCGGCCAAAAACGAGGGCGGCGCCGCTGTTGGCTTTATGGGCATGAATATGGCCGGCCAGGCCGGCGGTGTCAATGTGGGGGATTTGATGGCCCAGGGGCAGGCGCAAAGAGCAGCGCAGGCCGCACAGGCACGGCCTGCGGCTCCGGCGGCAGGTGCCGCAGGGGGATGGACCTGTGCCTGTGGCAAGGCCGGCAATACGGGCAAGTTCTGCTCGGAATGCGGTGCGGCCAAACCGGATGATGGCTGGACCTGTGAATGCGGGGCCAAGAATACGGGCAAATTCTGTTCCGAATGCGGCAAGCCACGTCCTGCCGGAGACTGGGTCTGCAGCTGCGGAGCGAAGAACAGCGGCAAGTTCTGTGCCGAATGCGGCAAGCCCCGTCCATGA